In one Modestobacter sp. L9-4 genomic region, the following are encoded:
- a CDS encoding 3-oxoacyl-ACP synthase III family protein: MTAATSAAVTITGVGHALPTGVEDNETLCRSLDVTPEWIVEKTGIEQRYIAGPDETASSLSVAAAQRALAMAGIDADELDLIVACTFSGDYVFPPLSAKVQRELQAGEAQVLDVQANCTGFVTGLTVASDRMRVDPTVRNALVIGVELNSRYVDRSDVNVAVYLGDGAGAAVLSRSADPASGIQASAFHTDSSNYEAVRMRGGGSSFRSAGRAYDPAVDMMEMNGIATWKQAITNLPKVVRRACAKSGVELADVDFLLFHQANLRMIEYVVRKLGFDLSKTFTNVARVGNTGAASLAIAMSEAVERGLLKNGDTVVLAAVGAGFNFGASVWRWQLPASGGV; this comes from the coding sequence GTGACCGCCGCGACCTCCGCCGCGGTCACCATCACCGGCGTCGGGCACGCACTGCCCACCGGGGTCGAGGACAACGAGACGCTCTGCCGGTCCCTGGACGTGACGCCGGAGTGGATCGTGGAGAAGACCGGGATCGAGCAGCGGTACATCGCCGGCCCCGACGAGACCGCCTCCTCCCTGTCGGTGGCCGCGGCACAGCGCGCCCTGGCGATGGCCGGCATCGACGCGGACGAGCTGGACCTGATCGTCGCCTGCACGTTCTCCGGTGACTACGTCTTCCCACCGCTGTCGGCGAAGGTGCAGCGGGAGTTGCAGGCCGGGGAGGCACAGGTCCTCGACGTCCAGGCCAACTGCACCGGCTTCGTCACCGGCCTCACCGTGGCCTCCGACCGGATGCGGGTGGACCCCACCGTCCGCAACGCGCTGGTCATCGGGGTGGAGCTCAACTCCCGCTACGTCGACCGCAGCGACGTCAACGTCGCCGTCTACCTGGGGGACGGCGCGGGTGCCGCGGTGCTCAGCCGGTCCGCGGACCCGGCCTCGGGGATCCAGGCCTCTGCCTTCCACACCGACAGCTCGAACTACGAGGCGGTGCGGATGCGCGGTGGCGGGTCCAGCTTCCGCTCCGCGGGCCGCGCGTACGACCCCGCGGTCGACATGATGGAGATGAACGGCATCGCCACCTGGAAGCAGGCCATCACCAACCTGCCCAAGGTGGTCCGCAGGGCGTGCGCCAAGAGCGGCGTCGAGCTCGCCGACGTGGACTTCCTGCTGTTCCACCAGGCCAACCTGCGCATGATCGAGTACGTCGTCCGCAAGCTCGGCTTCGACCTGTCGAAGACGTTCACCAACGTCGCCCGGGTCGGCAACACCGGCGCGGCCTCGCTGGCGATCGCGATGAGCGAGGCCGTCGAGCGCGGCCTGCTCAAGAACGGCGACACGGTGGTGCTGGCCGCCGTCGGCGCCGGCTTCAACTTCGGCGCCTCGGTGTGGCGCTGGCAGCTGCCCGCCTCGGGAGGGGTCTGA
- a CDS encoding MaoC family dehydratase — MFTDYQAISVGDTRSLVRTITEADVRRFVDMTGDDNPLHVDPAYAETTAFKDVVVHGMLGASFLSTVIGTQLPGPGALWISQNTEFLLPVRLGDELTVSVTVAAKHDRERLLDLDTRIVNQNRQLVLSGQGRVKVLSPPQPVAESAPDDRPRVAVVTGGAGGIGRAVCRRLAADGHHVVVNYHHRADRAADLAAEITAGERCGRSPCRPTSAPTPGRRPCTARPSVSSALSGCW, encoded by the coding sequence GTGTTCACCGACTACCAGGCGATCAGCGTGGGCGACACCCGCTCGCTGGTCCGCACGATCACCGAGGCCGACGTCCGCCGCTTCGTGGACATGACCGGCGACGACAACCCGTTGCACGTCGACCCCGCCTACGCGGAGACGACCGCGTTCAAGGACGTCGTCGTGCACGGGATGCTCGGGGCCTCCTTCCTCTCCACGGTCATCGGCACGCAGCTGCCCGGCCCGGGCGCGCTGTGGATCTCCCAGAACACCGAGTTCCTGCTCCCGGTCCGGCTGGGTGACGAGCTCACCGTCAGCGTCACCGTGGCCGCCAAGCACGACCGCGAGCGACTGCTCGACCTCGACACCCGGATCGTCAACCAGAACCGTCAACTGGTGCTCAGCGGCCAGGGCCGGGTCAAGGTGCTCAGCCCGCCGCAGCCGGTGGCCGAGTCCGCACCGGACGACCGGCCACGCGTCGCCGTCGTCACCGGCGGTGCCGGCGGCATCGGCCGGGCGGTCTGCCGCCGGCTGGCCGCCGACGGCCACCACGTCGTCGTCAACTACCACCACCGCGCCGACCGCGCGGCCGACCTGGCCGCCGAGATCACCGCCGGGGAGCGGTGCGGGCGATCGCCGTGCAGGCCGACGTCGGCACCGACGCCGGGGCGCAGGCCCTGCACCGCGCGGCCGTCGGTGAGTTCGGCGCTGTCGGGGTGCTGGTGA
- a CDS encoding SDR family NAD(P)-dependent oxidoreductase: MQADVGTDAGAQALHRAAVGEFGAVGVLVNNASPRINPKPLADLEWADVQAQLDVQVRGALTMTRAVAPGMGERGWGRIVNITSQVTEGPPSVTWTGYAMAKGALAVFSRYMAAELGPRGITVNCVAPGMTETALIGDISEKAQLMAARQTPLRRLATPDDVAAAVAWLVSDAAGFVTGDTLAVNGGAAMR, from the coding sequence GTGCAGGCCGACGTCGGCACCGACGCCGGGGCGCAGGCCCTGCACCGCGCGGCCGTCGGTGAGTTCGGCGCTGTCGGGGTGCTGGTGAACAACGCCTCGCCGCGGATCAACCCCAAGCCGCTGGCCGACCTGGAGTGGGCCGACGTCCAGGCCCAGCTCGACGTCCAGGTGCGCGGCGCGCTCACGATGACCCGCGCGGTGGCCCCGGGCATGGGCGAGCGCGGCTGGGGCCGGATCGTGAACATCACCTCCCAGGTCACCGAGGGCCCGCCGTCGGTGACCTGGACCGGCTACGCGATGGCCAAGGGCGCGCTGGCCGTCTTCTCCCGCTACATGGCCGCCGAGCTGGGCCCACGCGGCATCACCGTGAACTGCGTGGCCCCTGGCATGACCGAGACCGCGCTGATCGGCGACATCTCGGAGAAGGCGCAGCTGATGGCCGCCCGGCAGACGCCGCTGCGCCGGCTGGCCACGCCGGACGACGTGGCGGCGGCGGTCGCCTGGCTGGTCTCCGACGCCGCGGGCTTCGTCACCGGCGACACCCTCGCCGTCAACGGTGGGGCGGCGATGCGGTGA